From the Flavobacterium gyeonganense genome, the window AGGAACAAAAAAATAAGAAAGAGAAACAATAGTCAAAAACAAAATAGTTTCAAGTATCAAATAAATTTTAACACTCTCTTTAAACACAACTAAAAAGCCAAACACAGAGCATAAAACTTTAAAGGCATCACCTATTGCTTGCCAAACCAATAAATCCTGGGCAGGTTTAAAAGATACATCGAAAAAAATACTAATCAGGATTTCCCTAAAAAAAAACATAGATAGTATATAAACTAAAAGTAATGATCCAAGTATTAAATAAGCTTTATTAATTAGTTTTTTTAATTCAGTATGATTACATTTTCCAATTTCAGGAAAATAATAATTAACCATTATAACATTCAAAAATATCACTCCTGATTCTGAAAGTTTCAGAGCTGCTTGCCAATATCCCACATTACTCCAACTATTATTGATCAAAATTAAATCCCTAACAAAAACTTGGCTCAATGGGAGTAAACAAGATGAGAAAACAAGCATTACAGAATGTCTCAACAAACTTTTTACGGTATCATATTTTAGATCAGAGAAATATAAAATTGTAATTTCTTTTTTAAATTTTACAAAATAAAGAAATAAAAGAATTAGCCCCGGAAAAACTGATAAAATAATTAAACCTAACATTGAGCCTATTTCCTTAAAATAATAAACTAACAGCGTTAAGATAAGAGTACCAATAATAGAAGATATTATTGTTATAAATGAAAAGTCTTTTGAATATTGCCTTCCATTTAAATACCCTCCAAAAATCACAGAAAACAAGTTGAAAAACTGAAGAAATGCAAGGGCTTTAATTACAATTGAATATTCACTAGTCTTAAATAATTGAAAAGAAATAAAATTTGAAAAAACAAATAAAAAAAAGAGAAGACACGAAAAAACAAATCCTATCCAAAAACCCGCAGAAATAACATGACTCATCTCGGTTTTAGAATCTTTATTTTTGGAAATATTACTAATCACACCATTGGTTATACCTAATCCAGCTGTTAAAGAAATAATAGATATGATACTCATAAATTGTCCCAAGACCCCAAAACCATTACTACCTATATAATAGGCAATTATTTTTAAACTTAAGGCACCTAATATAATTTTTAATACTGTTGAAATTGCTAAATAAAAGCTTGATTTTACAACACTCATATCTGACTATTATAGAAAACATTAATTTTTTCAATTATAAAATTTACTTCTTCATTTGATAAATCATAATATAAAGGCAAACGAATTAAAGTATCTGAATATCTATCTGAATTAGGCAGGTGTTTGTTTGCATAATGGGGATAATTCTGTTCATAAAAAGAACTTTTATGTAAACTCAAATAATGGAATACTGCTAAAATATTATTAGCCTTAAAGTATGACAATAATGCCGTTCTCTCGCTTATATTTTTAGTTTCGATGTAGAACATATGACCATTGTTTGTTGCATAATCCGGAACACAAAATAGCTTGATGCTATTTTTTTTGGCTAGCCCATCTAAACCTTTAAAATAAATTTCAGATATTTTTTTCTCCTAATTTGAATTAAATCAAGATTTTCTAACTGTGCCCAAAGAAACGCAGCAATAATCTCAGAAGG encodes:
- a CDS encoding O-antigen translocase — translated: MSVVKSSFYLAISTVLKIILGALSLKIIAYYIGSNGFGVLGQFMSIISIISLTAGLGITNGVISNISKNKDSKTEMSHVISAGFWIGFVFSCLLFFLFVFSNFISFQLFKTSEYSIVIKALAFLQFFNLFSVIFGGYLNGRQYSKDFSFITIISSIIGTLILTLLVYYFKEIGSMLGLIILSVFPGLILLFLYFVKFKKEITILYFSDLKYDTVKSLLRHSVMLVFSSCLLPLSQVFVRDLILINNSWSNVGYWQAALKLSESGVIFLNVIMVNYYFPEIGKCNHTELKKLINKAYLILGSLLLVYILSMFFFREILISIFFDVSFKPAQDLLVWQAIGDAFKVLCSVFGFLVVFKESVKIYLILETILFLTIVSLSYFFVPIYGTLGANYAYALSYFIYFIIGLFYLKNYIKKFNVL